One segment of Streptosporangium brasiliense DNA contains the following:
- a CDS encoding TolB family protein — protein sequence MRRYIGYREFVQRDQRSLVGTALLLTGSHEQAIRLALWSLRTVGLSWPPTLWENTTTHAHIALYRRFLRKPTAAGATALVRLPPRQRLLTVACIHDGRTHAEMATLLGIPVETVETEVTEAVATLTKGNVARLKTRLATAAGEASVPDLTARSVRALRRRRNRGAFLTAIAALVPIGLIAAFTLFSQGVVWNSALGEPNRSHPADAPEAMRVVTSAEPTGSPEPGSGLKPWQAPRTSLTIRYAVPKRCPDGGSAGDASAPPKAGKVICAGWTLKLAGGDPAGSAREPAGCTGKGRCESTVSVPDAAERLAYGDGRSSWRLSPALSPDGRRIAYLSAAEGRYVAHDLHSGVKRYLTPALAPSDTETGTRVSVSPDGRHFTVALGARRLRTDFTTGTVTSLPAGQATAAEKAAGWLRKSYRAWRESPSGRHAAAVGAEEAGGDSLHIVDARSRQVFKRLPLPSLGGPAKAEVVGWLNSHEVVVRLSAKAGGRPAGFFRMDAVTGRAHRVTGLADDNLIVLGAVTAG from the coding sequence ATGCGCCGATATATCGGTTATCGCGAATTCGTTCAGCGCGATCAGCGTTCCCTCGTCGGCACGGCCCTCCTCCTCACCGGCAGCCACGAGCAGGCCATCCGCCTGGCCCTGTGGTCCTTGCGCACGGTCGGCCTCAGCTGGCCCCCCACCCTCTGGGAGAACACCACTACACACGCCCACATCGCCCTTTATCGCCGTTTCCTCCGCAAGCCCACCGCCGCGGGGGCCACCGCCCTGGTACGGCTCCCGCCCCGGCAGCGCCTCCTCACCGTCGCGTGCATCCATGACGGCAGGACCCACGCCGAGATGGCCACCCTCCTCGGCATCCCGGTGGAGACCGTGGAGACGGAGGTCACCGAGGCGGTGGCCACGCTCACCAAGGGCAACGTGGCCCGGCTGAAGACGAGGCTGGCGACCGCGGCGGGCGAGGCGTCGGTCCCCGACCTCACCGCGCGGTCGGTGCGCGCGCTACGGCGCCGCCGCAACCGCGGAGCCTTCCTGACGGCGATCGCGGCCCTCGTCCCGATCGGCCTCATCGCCGCCTTCACCCTGTTCTCGCAGGGAGTGGTGTGGAACTCGGCACTGGGCGAGCCGAACCGGTCCCATCCGGCGGACGCCCCGGAGGCCATGCGGGTGGTCACCAGCGCGGAGCCGACCGGCAGCCCGGAGCCGGGCTCCGGCCTCAAGCCCTGGCAGGCCCCGCGTACCTCCCTCACGATCCGCTACGCGGTGCCCAAGCGGTGTCCCGACGGCGGCTCGGCGGGCGACGCCTCCGCGCCGCCGAAGGCCGGGAAGGTCATCTGCGCGGGCTGGACGCTCAAGCTGGCCGGCGGCGACCCGGCCGGCTCGGCGCGCGAGCCCGCCGGCTGCACGGGTAAGGGCCGCTGCGAGTCCACGGTGAGCGTGCCCGACGCGGCCGAACGGCTGGCGTACGGCGACGGCCGGAGCTCCTGGCGGCTGAGCCCGGCTCTCAGCCCCGACGGGCGCCGCATCGCCTATCTCAGTGCGGCGGAGGGGCGATATGTCGCCCACGACCTGCACAGCGGCGTGAAGCGGTATCTGACGCCCGCGCTGGCCCCCTCCGACACCGAGACCGGCACCCGGGTGAGCGTCTCCCCGGACGGCCGTCACTTCACCGTCGCGCTCGGCGCGCGCCGGCTGCGGACCGACTTCACCACCGGGACCGTGACGTCACTGCCCGCCGGGCAGGCGACGGCCGCGGAGAAGGCGGCGGGCTGGCTCCGCAAGAGCTACCGCGCCTGGCGCGAGTCCCCCAGCGGCAGGCACGCGGCCGCGGTCGGCGCCGAGGAGGCCGGGGGCGACAGCCTCCACATCGTCGACGCCCGGTCGCGGCAGGTGTTCAAGCGCCTGCCGCTCCCCTCCCTGGGCGGCCCCGCCAAGGCGGAGGTCGTCGGCTGGCTGAACTCCCACGAGGTCGTCGTCCGGCTGAGCGCCAAGGCGGGCGGCCGCCCCGCCGGCTTCTTCAGGATGGACGCCGTGACCGGCCGCGCGCACCGCGTGACCGGCCTCGCCGACGACAACCTGATCGTGCTCGGCGCGGTGACGGCCGGCTGA
- a CDS encoding bifunctional serine/threonine-protein kinase/glutamate ABC transporter substrate-binding protein: MEIYYTVGTMMPEIAPLEAGEPHRLGPFRVVGRIGEGGQGIVYLGVNESGERAAIKLLHVKFSGDTTARSRFAREARAAQRVASFCTAGVVDADLEGDTPYIASEYIEGRSLREVVETDGPLRGAALQRLAIGTATALTAIHHAAIVHRDFKPDNVLIAADGPRVVDFGIARILDSTGTITSRAIGTPAYMAPEQISGADVGPHTDVFAWGATIAFAATGETVFAGDSIAVVLNRILNHEVDVSVMPEPLRGAVRAALSKSPAARPSADQILLRMLGHPESVDASPAVLNEGAQVAGPDSDEATHLMRIRGTAPDRPAPNAPPVPSTGFRAQPPGPGERPSSPAYREHPSSPAYGEHPSSPAYGEHPSAPGHGERGPSPAYGERPSAPAYGEHPSSPAYRERPSSPAYGEQPPPPAHGERPSFPGHGGSSTVPPPDWQTTLTEHVTDVDPPRRSRKGRWVAAAVAVLLVAAAVAAVALTGWPPSLGAGAEPTASAPAEFTSVVDKAARTGKLTVGVRGFLPGIALESGGKWSGFEVDLATEIAKALQVPADGVTFRATSREERPGLLAAGDVDLVISTYSINDGDDVTFAGPYYLAHVDVLVKAGSPIVSAAGLEGRRLCQPASSSSVRVLQETVSQIELIPAQTYTDCMNKLLAGEVDAVPGDDLLLAGFANRESVRYKVLGLKLTDERYAVAVKKGDSRTCKAVQGAIADLYDSGVIKKLLDRHFSRVDFATREDSLPAMTSCG; this comes from the coding sequence TTGGAGATTTACTACACCGTAGGGACGATGATGCCGGAGATCGCGCCGCTGGAAGCGGGGGAACCGCACCGTCTGGGGCCGTTCCGCGTCGTCGGCCGGATCGGTGAGGGCGGGCAGGGGATCGTCTACCTGGGGGTCAACGAGTCGGGGGAGCGGGCGGCGATCAAGTTGCTGCACGTGAAATTCTCCGGCGACACGACGGCCAGATCCCGCTTTGCCCGCGAGGCGCGCGCCGCCCAGCGGGTCGCCTCGTTCTGCACGGCGGGCGTGGTGGACGCCGATCTCGAAGGCGACACCCCCTACATCGCGAGCGAATACATCGAGGGCAGGTCGCTGCGGGAGGTCGTGGAGACCGACGGCCCGCTCCGGGGCGCCGCACTGCAGCGGCTGGCGATCGGCACGGCCACCGCGCTGACCGCGATCCACCACGCCGCGATCGTGCACCGCGACTTCAAACCGGACAACGTGCTCATCGCCGCCGACGGCCCCCGCGTGGTGGACTTCGGCATCGCCCGCATCCTCGACTCCACCGGGACGATCACCAGCCGGGCCATCGGCACCCCGGCCTACATGGCGCCCGAGCAGATCTCCGGCGCCGACGTCGGCCCGCACACCGACGTCTTCGCCTGGGGGGCGACCATCGCGTTCGCCGCGACCGGGGAGACGGTCTTCGCCGGCGACTCGATCGCGGTGGTGCTCAACCGCATCCTCAACCACGAGGTGGACGTCAGCGTCATGCCGGAGCCGCTGCGCGGCGCGGTCCGCGCGGCCCTGTCCAAGTCGCCCGCCGCCCGCCCGTCGGCCGACCAGATCCTGCTGCGGATGCTCGGCCACCCCGAGAGCGTGGACGCGTCGCCGGCCGTCCTCAACGAGGGGGCGCAGGTCGCCGGCCCCGACTCGGACGAGGCCACCCACCTCATGCGGATACGGGGCACGGCCCCGGACCGGCCCGCCCCCAACGCCCCGCCCGTGCCGTCCACCGGCTTCCGCGCGCAGCCCCCGGGGCCCGGCGAGCGCCCGTCCTCCCCGGCGTACAGGGAGCATCCGTCCTCCCCGGCGTACGGTGAGCATCCGTCCTCCCCGGCGTACGGTGAGCATCCGTCCGCTCCGGGCCATGGCGAGCGCGGTCCTTCCCCGGCTTACGGGGAGCGCCCGTCCGCTCCGGCGTACGGCGAGCACCCGTCCTCCCCGGCGTACAGGGAGCGTCCGTCCTCCCCGGCGTACGGCGAGCAGCCCCCGCCTCCCGCCCACGGCGAGCGTCCGTCGTTCCCGGGGCACGGCGGGTCCTCGACCGTCCCGCCCCCGGACTGGCAGACCACGCTCACCGAGCACGTCACGGACGTGGACCCGCCCCGGCGCTCCCGGAAGGGGCGCTGGGTCGCGGCCGCCGTGGCCGTCCTGCTGGTCGCCGCCGCCGTGGCGGCCGTCGCCCTCACCGGCTGGCCGCCGAGCCTGGGCGCCGGCGCCGAGCCCACCGCGTCCGCCCCGGCGGAGTTCACCTCGGTGGTGGACAAGGCGGCCCGGACCGGCAAGCTCACCGTCGGCGTGCGCGGCTTCCTGCCGGGCATCGCGCTGGAGAGCGGCGGTAAGTGGAGCGGGTTCGAGGTGGACCTCGCCACCGAGATCGCCAAGGCGCTGCAGGTGCCCGCGGACGGCGTCACCTTCCGGGCGACCAGCCGGGAGGAGCGGCCGGGGCTGCTGGCCGCCGGTGACGTCGACCTGGTCATCTCGACCTACTCGATCAACGACGGCGACGACGTCACCTTCGCCGGGCCGTACTATCTCGCCCACGTCGACGTGCTCGTCAAGGCCGGCTCCCCGATCGTCTCCGCGGCCGGTCTGGAGGGCAGGCGGCTGTGCCAGCCGGCCTCCAGCTCCTCGGTCCGCGTCCTGCAGGAGACGGTGAGCCAGATCGAACTGATCCCCGCCCAGACCTACACCGACTGCATGAACAAGCTGCTGGCCGGTGAGGTCGACGCGGTCCCGGGCGACGACCTGCTGCTGGCCGGGTTCGCCAACCGGGAGAGCGTCCGCTACAAGGTGCTCGGCCTGAAGCTGACCGACGAGCGCTACGCGGTGGCCGTGAAGAAGGGCGACAGCCGCACCTGCAAGGCAGTGCAGGGCGCGATCGCCGACCTCTACGACAGCGGCGTGATCAAGAAGCTGCTCGACAGGCACTTCTCCCGGGTCGACTTCGCCACCCGCGAGGACAGCCTCCCGGCCATG